A window of the Henckelia pumila isolate YLH828 chromosome 3, ASM3356847v2, whole genome shotgun sequence genome harbors these coding sequences:
- the LOC140887502 gene encoding pentatricopeptide repeat-containing protein At1g71210, mitochondrial yields the protein MLSKRRKPAMAMRAFLHSPSSASVKKTPAALLSAAQPQSNYASPSYLVSPSNPTTSDRFPSSIHPNDIISQFRDWFMSRRDPIFDRVFQILRTHDDASTDAALSRLNLSLSEALLLDLLSYQKNDILSCLKLFDWAGRQPGFHHTRTTFNAIFRILSKAKLMSVLLDFLQNYMKQRYIYKVRYVNVLVIGYALAGKPETALQLFGRMRFQGYDLDGFAYHVLMNSLVEEGYFDVVETIANQIKARGYQNEFTHSIVIKSYCKQNELEKGEAYLRRLAADNRAELNGDAVTTYVDALCKNHQFDRAALIVEEFRRMGFVSMEQAYDTWIVSLIRVGKLDGALEFLKDKQAVEGYVPDVLRYNILICRLLRENRLEEVYDLLEEMKESEIAPDNITMNAIMCFLCKVGRMDIAMGLYDSREEFGLSVSSMTYNYLINTLLGDGGVEEAYPVLRNSVEQGYLPGLKTLSIIGDALCREGQLDKMKELVLFALDRDIMPNNFVSKFISALCRVRRVEEGYLIHSLLNRLNKPSQRSAYESLINGFSKSSRGDVAARLLIEMQEKGYSPARKLVRDVICCLCRMDDPEKQFFRLLEMLLVHRGSSRQRIYNFFIYGAGQAKKPEFAMQVYELMGRTGLKPDFKSEILLLNSYLRNGNIAHAFHLFHGLSTRRKKRKLWHTMIIGLCKAKRPEHASQILDKMLATKLRPTIECYEELIKISCEMGHFDKAVDTVNNMTRIGRPISSFIGNVFLLHALKGRKLYDAWSYASHKQNLPPVSWMLGHVIGVFSGCAEERYDVEDVEKLIEQCFPIDIYTNNMLLRRLSMKGMDCACEFFDKLVEKGYVPNKWTYDIIVHGLAKVGRTAEARIWMEEMLNRGFELTEITGKMM from the coding sequence ATGCTGAGCAAAAGAAGGAAACCGGCTATGGCGATGCGAGCCTTCCTCCACTCTCCTTCGTCCGCCTCCGTCAAGAAGACCCCCGCAGCTCTCCTATCGGCGGCGCAACCGCAGTCCAATTATGCATCTCCATCGTATCTCGTCAGCCCTTCTAATCCCACCACTTCTGATCGATTCCCATCGAGTATACATCCCAACGACATCATCTCTCAGTTCCGTGATTGGTTCATGTCCCGGAGGGACCCCATTTTCGACCGTGTATTCCAAATCCTCCGCACCCACGATGATGCCTCCACTGATGCAGCCCTCTCTCGATTGAATTTAAGCCTTTCCGAGGCCCTGCTTCTTGATTTGTTGAGTTACCAGAAGAACGACATTCTTTCTTGCTTGAAACTGTTCGATTGGGCGGGTCGGCAGCCGGGGTTCCACCATACGAGAACCACTTTCAATGCCATCTTCCGGATTTTGTCCAAGGCCAAGCTTATGTCGGTATTGTTAGACTTCTTGCAGAATTATATGAAGCAGAGATACATTTATAAAGTTAGATATGTTAATGTGTTGGTGATTGGTTATGCTTTAGCTGGTAAACCCGAGACCGCCCTCCAACTGTTTGGCAGAATGCGTTTCCAAGGCTATGACTTGGATGGCTTCGCGTACCATGTGCTTATGAATTCGCTTGTAGAGGAGGGTTATTTTGATGTGGTGGAGACGATTGCAAATCAGATTAAAGCCCGGGGATATCAGAATGAGTTCACTCATTCAATCGTGATAAAGAGTTACTGTAAGCAGAATGAGTTAGAGAAGGGTGAGGCTTATTTGCGTCGTCTTGCTGCAGATAATAGAGCAGAATTGAATGGGGATGCTGTGACTACCTATGTAGACGCCTTGTGCAAGAATCATCAATTTGATAGGGCTGCTTTGATAGTTGAGGAGTTTCGAAGGATGGGTTTCGTATCGATGGAGCAAGCTTATGACACATGGATAGTGAGTCTTATCCGTGTGGGGAAGTTGGATGGTGCACTAGAGTTTTTGAAAGATAAACAGGCGGTTGAGGGGTATGTTCCGGATGTTTTGCGTTATAACATACTGATTTGTAGGCTTTTGAGGGAGAATAGGCTAGAGGAAGTGTACGATTTGTTGGAGGAGATGAAAGAGAGTGAAATTGCACCAGATAATATCACCATGAATGCTATCATGTGTTTTTTATGCAAGGTGGGAAGGATGGACATTGCGATGGGCTTGTACGATTCAAGGGAGGAGTTTGGCCTGTCTGTTAGTAGTATGACGTATAATTATCTTATCAACACTCTCTTGGGTGATGGCGGTGTTGAAGAAGCGTATCCTGTGTTGAGAAATTCTGTAGAACAGGGTTATTTGCCCGGGCTGAAGACCTTATCCATTATAGGTGATGCTCTTTGCAGAGAAGGGCAGCTTGATAAGATGAAGGAGTTGGTTCTTTTCGCATTAGACCGGGATATAATGCCCAATAATTTTGTGAGCAAGTTCATATCGGCTCTTTGTAGGGTGAGGAGGGTTGAAGAAGGATACTTGATACACAGCCTGCTCAATAGATTAAATAAACCATCTCAGAGGAGTGCTTACGAGAGCCTGATTAATGGCTTTAGTAAGTCAAGTAGaggagatgttgcggccagaTTACTTATTGAAATGCAAGAAAAAGGATATAGCCCAGCTAGAAAATTGGTTAGAGATGTCATTTGCTGCTTGTGCCGAATGGATGACCCAGAGAAGCAATTTTTCCGACTACTTGAGATGCTTTTGGTTCATCGAGGATCATCCAGACAGAGAATCTACAACTTCTTCATTTATGGTGCAGGGCAAGCAAAGAAGCCTGAATTTGCTATGCAAGTATATGAATTGATGGGTAGAACTGGTCTTAAACCAGACTTCAAGTCTGAGATCCTGCTGTTAAATAGTTATCTAAGGAACGGAAACATTGCTCATGCTTTCCATTTATTCCATGGTTTGTCCACGAGAAGGAAAAAGAGAAAGCTGTGGCACACCATGATTATTGGTCTTTGCAAAGCCAAAAGACCTGAGCATGCATCACAAATATTGGACAAGATGCTGGCAACCAAGTTAAGACCAACTATTGAATGTTACGAGGAACTTATAAAGATATCTTGTGAAATGGGGCATTTTGATAAAGCTGTAGATACGGTCAATAATATGACTCGAATTGGTCGCCCAATTTCATCCTTTATTGGTAACGTTTTTCTGTTACATGCATTGAAAGGTAGGAAATTATATGATGCTTGGTCTTACGCGAGTCATAAACAAAATTTACCACCTGTGAGTTGGATGTTGGGGCATGTGATTGGTGTTTTTTCTGGCTGTGCTGAAGAAAGATATGACGTCGAAGATGTGGAAAAGCTGATTGAGCAATGCTTCCCTATTGACATATATACTAACAATATGCTGTTGAGAAGATTAAGCATGAAAGGAATGGATTGTGCTTGTgaattttttgataaattagTTGAAAAAGGATATGTGCCAAATAAATGGACTTATGATATAATTGTGCATGGTTTAGCCAAAGTTGGCCGGACTGCAGAGGCAAGAATATGGATGGAAGAGATGCTAAATAGAGGGTTTGAATTAACCGAGATTACCGGAAAAATGATGTAA
- the LOC140892150 gene encoding protein LAZ1 homolog 2 gives MESTYLFPFEHPYRHLHVPAIIIAGFFVFISLILSLFLTFRHLRTYNNPAEQKWIVAVIFMVPAYATESIISLCYPKLSLACDILRSCYEAFALYAFGSYLIECLGGELRVLDFLENEAKKQISKPLLEGKKDPRLEQRKYCNFVRRPHVLGKDLFTIIKFGLVQYMILKTLCAFLTIVLELCGVYGDGQFKWYYGYPYITVVLNFSQMWALYCLVQFYNVAHEKLAPIRPLAKFISFKAIVFATWWQGVGIVLLCSFRILPNDGKFKTGMQDFLICIEMAIAAIAHIFVFSAKPYHVVLPSDYGKITTQETKAVVKVKEGDEEKPALVEKKETEVKAPGTSVKESVQDIVVEGGQKVVEDVVLTINQAIEPVHEGVTKIQERIHKIAVSGNGKEKPGVQVLEEHQRNITKEPQV, from the exons ATGGAATCAACCTACTTGTTTCCATTTGAACATCCGTATAGACATCTTCACGTGCCGGCCATCATTATTGCTGGATTCTTTGTTTTCATATCATTGATCCTTTCTCTTTTCTTGACGTTTCGACACCTCAGAACATATAACAACCCTGCA GAGCAAAAATGGATCGTTGCTGTTATTTTTATGGTCCCAGCATATGCAACTGAATCA ATCATATCATTGTGCTACCCGAAGCTATCTCTTGCTTGTGACATATTGAGAAGCTGCTATGAAGCATTTGCCCTTTATGCTTTTGGAAGCTACTTGATTGAATGCCTTG GTGGTGAACTGAGGGTCCTAGATTTTCTTGAAAATGAAGCAAAGAAACAGATCAGCAAGCCGTTGCTGGAGGGAAAAAAGGATCCTCGACTGGAACAGAGAAAGTATTGCAACTTTGTCCGCCGACCGCATGTGCTTGGGAAAGACCTGTTCACAATCATAAAATTTGGTCTTGTACAATAT ATGATTTTGAAGACTCTATGTGCATTCTTGACCATCGTTCTCGAGCTATGCGGAGTGTATGGCGATGGGCAATTTAAGTGGTACTATGG GTATCCATATATAACAGTCGTATTGAATTTCAGTCAGATGTGGGCATTGTATTGCCTCGTTCAATTTTATAACGTAGCACATGAAAAACTAGCGCCGATACGACCACTTGCAAAATTCATTAGCTTTAAGGCTATTGTATTTGCAACATGGTGGCAAGGTGTGGGCATTGTCTTGCTATGTTCTTTCAGAATTTTGCCCAACGACGGGAAATTTAAAACCGGAATGCAAGATTTTCTAATATGCATAGAG ATGGCCATTGCAGCTATTGCTCACATCTTTGTCTTCTCCGCAAAACCATATCATGTCGTGCTACCATCCGACTATGGAAAGATTACCACACAAGAAACAAAAGCTGTTGTTAAGGTGAAAGAAGGAGACGAGGAAAAACCAGCACttgttgaaaagaaagaaaccgaGGTTAAGGCCCCGGGAACAAGCGTGAAAGAGAGCGTTCAGGACATCGTCGTCGAAGGAGGACAAAAG GTTGTTGAGGATGTAGTGTTGACCATAAATCAGGCCATCGAACCTGTGCATGAAGGCGTGACGAAGATTCAAGAACGAATCCACAAGATAGCCGTATCTGGCAATGGCAAAGAAAAGCCAGGAGTTCAGGTTCTTGAAGAGCACCAACGTAATATCACCAAGGAACCTCAAGTTTGA